A part of Desulfovibrio psychrotolerans genomic DNA contains:
- the fumC gene encoding class II fumarate hydratase — translation MNLTPVTRTETDSMGPVQVPADRYWGAQTQRSLHYFAIGSDRMPHEVILAFGLLKTAAARANKALGKLAPDKADLIIAAAREVAQGKLSDHFPLHVWQTGSGTQTNMNVNEVIANRAIEMAGGTPGSKHPVHPNDHVNMSQSSNDTFPAAMHIAAALTLTRTLIPAVRYLRLALQDKAARWDHIVKIGRTHLQDAVPMTLGQEFSGYVALLDENLERMEAALPHLMRLALGGTAVGTGLHTHPEFAPAAIADIAEETGLPFVPAPNYFAALSAHDAVVMTSGTLRTLAGSLMKIANDIRWLASGPRSGIGELELPANEPGSSIMPGKVNPTQCEALTMVATQVVGLDTAVAMAGAQGHFELNVFKPLMIHNLLTSMNLLADACRSFTDHAVKGLKADEAAIARHVEASLMLVTALTPEIGYDKAAQVAHTAHTQGTTLKAACLALGYLTEERFNAIVQPLAMAKPHQAP, via the coding sequence ATGAACCTTACCCCCGTCACACGTACAGAAACCGACAGCATGGGACCGGTACAGGTTCCGGCAGACCGCTACTGGGGTGCGCAGACCCAGCGCTCGCTGCACTACTTCGCCATCGGCAGCGATCGCATGCCGCATGAGGTCATTCTCGCCTTCGGTCTGCTGAAAACAGCCGCCGCCCGGGCCAACAAAGCGCTGGGCAAACTCGCTCCAGACAAGGCAGACCTCATCATCGCCGCCGCCCGCGAGGTCGCGCAGGGCAAACTTTCCGATCACTTTCCGCTGCATGTCTGGCAGACAGGCAGCGGCACCCAGACAAACATGAACGTGAACGAGGTCATCGCCAACCGTGCCATAGAAATGGCGGGCGGCACGCCGGGCAGCAAGCACCCCGTACACCCGAACGACCACGTGAACATGTCTCAGTCGTCCAACGATACCTTCCCCGCCGCCATGCACATCGCCGCCGCCCTCACCCTCACGCGCACCCTCATTCCTGCCGTGCGCTATCTGCGCCTCGCCCTGCAGGACAAGGCCGCCCGCTGGGACCATATCGTCAAGATAGGACGCACCCATCTGCAGGACGCCGTGCCCATGACGCTGGGGCAGGAATTTTCAGGCTATGTGGCCCTGCTTGATGAAAATCTGGAACGCATGGAAGCCGCCCTGCCCCACCTCATGCGGCTCGCGCTGGGCGGCACGGCCGTGGGCACTGGGCTGCACACCCATCCGGAATTCGCCCCCGCCGCCATAGCAGACATCGCCGAAGAAACAGGCCTGCCCTTTGTACCCGCCCCCAACTACTTCGCCGCGCTTTCCGCCCACGATGCTGTTGTCATGACCTCCGGCACCCTGCGCACACTTGCCGGTTCCCTCATGAAAATAGCCAACGACATCCGGTGGCTGGCCTCCGGTCCGCGCAGCGGCATCGGCGAACTGGAACTCCCCGCCAACGAGCCGGGGTCCTCCATCATGCCCGGCAAGGTAAACCCCACCCAGTGCGAAGCCCTGACCATGGTTGCCACGCAGGTCGTGGGGCTGGATACCGCCGTGGCCATGGCGGGCGCACAGGGCCATTTTGAGCTTAATGTCTTCAAACCGCTCATGATACACAACCTGCTCACCTCCATGAACCTGCTGGCAGACGCCTGCCGCTCCTTCACCGACCACGCGGTAAAAGGGCTTAAGGCAGACGAGGCAGCCATCGCCCGCCATGTGGAGGCCTCGCTCATGCTGGTCACGGCACTCACGCCGGAGATAGGCTACGACAAGGCCGCACAGGTGGCGCACACAGCCCACACTCAGGGAACCACGCTCAAGGCCGCCTGCCTTGCGCTGGGCTATCTCACGGAAGAACGGTTCAACGCCATCGTGCAGCCCCTCGCCATGGCCAAACCGCACCAGGCCCCATAG
- a CDS encoding type I restriction enzyme HsdR N-terminal domain-containing protein, whose protein sequence is MHEVSLGQTIRDYLTGEHIDKTTYEDLRQALAQMLVEERGYPSAALRSKVAVRFPVVAASSGEAEEYCRTVDVAAYADDGTPLLILLFCPGQVNTYRRESLAAARLFPGGPVPLALVTDTREAILVGVQEDVVLGEGMRAVPSWNELAALVAAHPVHPLSPEREEGERRILHTYSEFIKTCCDASVCML, encoded by the coding sequence ATGCATGAGGTGAGTCTGGGGCAGACCATTCGCGATTATCTGACCGGGGAGCATATTGACAAAACCACCTACGAGGACCTGCGGCAGGCGCTGGCGCAGATGCTTGTGGAGGAGCGGGGGTATCCTTCTGCGGCACTGCGCTCCAAGGTTGCCGTGCGGTTTCCCGTGGTTGCAGCATCATCAGGTGAAGCCGAGGAATACTGCCGCACCGTGGATGTGGCGGCCTATGCCGACGACGGTACCCCTCTGCTCATCCTGCTGTTCTGTCCCGGGCAGGTGAATACCTACCGGCGTGAAAGCCTTGCCGCAGCGCGGCTTTTTCCCGGCGGTCCCGTGCCGCTGGCACTGGTGACGGACACACGGGAAGCCATTCTTGTGGGAGTGCAGGAGGATGTGGTGCTGGGCGAGGGGATGCGGGCGGTTCCTTCATGGAACGAACTTGCCGCGCTGGTTGCGGCGCACCCCGTGCACCCGCTTTCTCCTGAGCGGGAGGAGGGCGAGCGGCGGATTTTGCACACCTACAGCGAGTTCATTAAGACCTGCTGCGATGCCTCGGTATGCATGCTGTAG
- a CDS encoding LysR family transcriptional regulator: MELHQLRSFVAIAEEENMTRAAERLFLSQSAVSGHLRALEEELGVPLFLRTAKGMTLTPEGQRLLIRARSILDSANALLSEARTLGGSLHGTLKIGFNTDPAFLRVALLSTRMRQHHPEVELNLVQAMTFEVLDAVAKGTMDGGFVYGTTGANPALTGHELARVPLSIVAPARWRTRIDGADMRGIAEMPWVWVPPACPFHSLLNSHFAAQGLTLRRVVETDHEDILRALVIAGEGLSVLRRCEAEELERLGHVAVWRGAEMDIPLTFACKTARSDEPLMQAILSVVQAVWADSAPAADEACWTHAPPHYRQ, from the coding sequence ATGGAACTGCACCAGCTACGGTCCTTCGTGGCCATTGCCGAAGAAGAAAACATGACCCGCGCGGCAGAGCGCCTCTTCCTCAGCCAGTCCGCCGTCAGCGGGCATCTGCGCGCGCTGGAAGAGGAACTCGGCGTCCCCCTCTTCCTGCGCACGGCCAAGGGCATGACGCTCACTCCGGAAGGCCAGCGGCTGCTCATACGCGCCCGCAGCATTCTCGATTCCGCCAATGCCCTGCTCAGCGAGGCACGCACGCTGGGCGGCAGCCTGCACGGCACCCTGAAGATAGGCTTTAATACCGACCCTGCCTTCCTGCGCGTGGCCCTGCTCTCCACCCGCATGCGGCAGCACCACCCGGAGGTGGAACTCAACCTCGTGCAGGCCATGACCTTCGAGGTGCTCGATGCCGTGGCAAAGGGCACCATGGATGGCGGGTTCGTCTACGGCACCACCGGCGCCAACCCCGCCCTCACGGGCCATGAGCTTGCGCGCGTTCCGTTAAGCATCGTGGCACCAGCCAGATGGCGCACCAGGATCGACGGGGCAGACATGCGCGGCATCGCGGAAATGCCGTGGGTATGGGTGCCCCCGGCGTGCCCGTTCCACAGCCTTCTGAACAGCCATTTCGCGGCACAGGGCCTCACCCTCAGGCGCGTGGTGGAAACCGATCACGAAGATATCCTGCGCGCTCTGGTCATCGCGGGCGAAGGCCTGAGCGTGCTGCGCCGCTGCGAAGCGGAAGAACTGGAAAGGCTGGGCCATGTGGCCGTCTGGCGCGGCGCGGAAATGGATATCCCCCTCACCTTTGCCTGCAAGACCGCACGCAGCGACGAACCGCTTATGCAGGCCATCCTGTCCGTGGTACAGGCGGTATGGGCCGACTCTGCCCCCGCCGCGGACGAGGCATGCTGGACACATGCCCCGCCCCACTATAGACAATAG
- a CDS encoding triose-phosphate isomerase, translated as MSLLHLNRATSKHILDNPEKAELYRELFPYTKVSRIAFDDIFLMPRPADPMFITDTTFRDGQQARPPYTVKQIETIFELMHKLGGMSGLIRASEFFMYSDKDRRAIEACRAKGYKYPEITGWIRAHKDDLKIAKDMEFREVGMLTSVSDYHLYLKLGLDRERAMRSYLDVVEQALEWGISPRCHFEDITRADIHGFCLPFAERLMELSKESGLPIKIRLCDTMGYGVPYPGATLPRSVPRIVRAFTDEAGVPGQWLEWHGHNDFHKTLVNGVTAWLYGCAGVNGTLLGFGERTGNTPIEALIIEYISLTGEDDAANTQMIAAVSEYFETELSYNIPDNYPFVGKDFNATSAGIHVDGLAKNEEIYNIFDTRKILNRSVPIIITDKSGRAGVAYWINQYLKVPEEKQVSKKHPAVGKIYDRIMHAYEQGRNTSFSNKEMIKLVKRYMPELFASDFDHLKAVANDLAAHLIVRLSEECEIRLGKENQLCLKEFAQEYPFIQYLYLTDNKGRLIAAEITDETNKHKYADLAPGYDFSNRSWFIQPMRTGQLHITDMYSSYFTGKLILTVSAAVTDENDNITGVIGADIQLEQLLKRQGELDDELHPGELY; from the coding sequence ATGAGTCTGCTGCATTTGAACCGGGCCACATCCAAGCACATTCTGGATAACCCCGAAAAGGCGGAATTGTACCGCGAGCTGTTTCCGTACACCAAGGTGAGCCGTATCGCCTTTGACGATATTTTTCTTATGCCCCGGCCTGCGGACCCCATGTTCATAACGGATACCACCTTCCGTGACGGGCAGCAGGCCCGGCCGCCCTACACGGTGAAGCAGATTGAGACCATTTTTGAGCTTATGCATAAGCTGGGCGGCATGAGCGGGCTTATTCGCGCTTCGGAATTCTTTATGTATTCCGACAAAGACCGCCGCGCCATAGAGGCGTGCCGTGCCAAGGGATACAAGTATCCGGAGATAACAGGCTGGATACGCGCCCATAAGGACGACCTGAAGATCGCCAAGGACATGGAGTTCCGCGAAGTGGGCATGCTCACCTCGGTTTCGGACTACCATCTGTATCTCAAGCTGGGGCTGGACCGCGAACGGGCCATGCGCAGTTATCTGGATGTGGTGGAACAGGCGCTGGAGTGGGGCATATCGCCGCGCTGCCATTTTGAGGATATTACCCGCGCCGACATACATGGTTTTTGCCTGCCCTTTGCCGAGCGGCTCATGGAGCTTTCCAAGGAGAGCGGGTTGCCCATCAAGATTCGCCTGTGCGACACCATGGGCTACGGGGTGCCGTATCCGGGTGCGACGCTGCCGCGCTCCGTTCCCCGCATTGTGCGGGCGTTTACGGACGAGGCGGGGGTTCCCGGGCAGTGGCTGGAATGGCACGGGCACAACGACTTTCATAAAACGCTGGTGAACGGCGTTACCGCGTGGCTCTACGGCTGTGCGGGGGTGAACGGAACCCTGCTGGGCTTTGGCGAGCGCACCGGCAACACGCCCATTGAGGCGCTGATTATTGAGTACATATCCCTGACGGGAGAAGATGACGCCGCCAACACGCAGATGATTGCCGCTGTTTCCGAGTATTTTGAAACAGAGCTTTCATACAACATTCCGGACAACTATCCCTTTGTGGGCAAGGACTTTAACGCCACCAGCGCGGGCATACATGTGGACGGGCTGGCCAAGAACGAGGAAATATACAATATCTTCGATACCCGGAAGATTCTGAACCGCTCCGTGCCCATTATCATTACCGACAAGTCGGGCCGGGCAGGGGTGGCCTACTGGATTAACCAGTACCTCAAGGTGCCTGAGGAAAAGCAGGTTTCCAAGAAGCATCCCGCCGTGGGCAAGATTTACGACCGCATTATGCATGCCTACGAACAGGGGCGTAACACCTCGTTCTCCAATAAGGAAATGATCAAGCTGGTCAAGCGGTACATGCCGGAGCTCTTTGCTTCTGACTTCGACCATTTGAAGGCGGTGGCAAACGACCTTGCCGCGCACCTTATCGTGCGGCTTTCCGAGGAGTGCGAAATCCGTCTGGGCAAGGAAAACCAGCTTTGCCTGAAGGAATTTGCGCAGGAATACCCCTTCATCCAGTACCTGTACCTTACGGACAACAAGGGCAGGCTTATCGCGGCGGAAATTACGGACGAGACAAACAAGCACAAGTATGCCGACCTTGCGCCGGGGTATGACTTCTCCAACCGTTCGTGGTTCATCCAGCCCATGCGTACCGGGCAGCTGCATATTACGGACATGTATTCCTCTTATTTTACCGGCAAGCTCATCCTTACGGTTTCCGCCGCCGTGACGGATGAGAATGACAACATAACCGGCGTGATAGGGGCGGATATTCAGCTTGAACAGCTGCTTAAGCGGCAGGGCGAGCTGGATGACGAACTGCATCCCGGCGAGCTGTATTAA
- a CDS encoding Tim44 domain-containing protein, giving the protein MNRRLVSVFIIFFMTLGAFALMHDTADARKMGGGKSFGSKPSYQRSTQQPAQSPTSPARTQNTNEQARQGQQAQQGAAAPPMGARSGFGGMLGGMLMGGLIGSMLFGGGAGLGGPGMLDMLLIGGGLFLLFRFLRARRMAAEGAGPQAGGAQTHERAANAWGNLSTASEPAYGPDLPAGFDPDEFLQGAKAIYVRLQSSWDKRDIDDIRQFTSDEVYEEIARQATEDPTPGKTELLLITPQLIEAREVGQQIIATVLYDVMLREDGDTHSRQDRELWHFSRDRDRPEDFWVLEGIQQIER; this is encoded by the coding sequence ATGAACAGAAGACTGGTATCCGTCTTTATTATCTTTTTTATGACGCTGGGCGCGTTTGCGCTTATGCATGACACGGCGGACGCCCGCAAGATGGGCGGCGGCAAGTCGTTTGGCAGCAAGCCCAGCTACCAGCGCAGCACGCAGCAGCCGGCGCAGAGCCCGACCTCGCCTGCGCGGACGCAGAACACCAATGAGCAGGCACGGCAGGGCCAGCAGGCGCAGCAGGGTGCCGCGGCACCGCCCATGGGAGCCAGAAGCGGGTTTGGCGGTATGCTGGGCGGCATGCTTATGGGCGGACTTATAGGTTCCATGCTGTTCGGCGGCGGAGCCGGGTTAGGCGGTCCGGGGATGCTGGATATGCTGCTTATAGGCGGCGGCCTGTTCCTGTTGTTCCGCTTTCTGCGTGCGCGGCGCATGGCTGCCGAAGGTGCAGGACCGCAGGCGGGCGGCGCGCAGACGCATGAGCGGGCTGCCAATGCATGGGGCAACCTTTCCACGGCGTCGGAACCGGCTTACGGTCCCGATCTGCCTGCCGGGTTTGATCCCGATGAGTTTTTGCAGGGAGCCAAGGCTATCTATGTGCGTCTGCAATCCTCATGGGACAAGCGCGACATTGACGATATCCGCCAGTTTACCTCGGACGAGGTGTATGAAGAAATAGCGCGGCAGGCCACGGAAGATCCCACTCCCGGCAAGACCGAACTGCTGCTCATTACCCCGCAGCTTATCGAAGCGCGCGAGGTGGGGCAGCAGATTATTGCCACTGTGCTGTATGACGTTATGCTGCGGGAAGATGGTGACACGCACTCCAGACAGGACCGCGAACTGTGGCACTTCAGCCGCGACCGCGACCGCCCCGAAGATTTTTGGGTGCTGGAAGGCATACAGCAGATAGAGCGCTGA
- a CDS encoding septal ring lytic transglycosylase RlpA family protein: MHRKCLPFLLLATLLMAVALSAGCAKKKISPPETIHRPTPPAVTQPGQPEPLQPPSRWQKPRTYTINGKTYTTMSSAAGFVEDGVASWYGKDFHGRKTANGEVYDMYGMTAAHKLLPFNTPVRVTNLENGRSTILRVNDRGPFIKDRIIDLTYTAAQEIGMAETGTARVRVEALDNFNDTSNTFAEANIADEPAARSSSFSLTTQAVAAQPRPAARPESFLPEGRYFVQIGAFGKKENAENLVRTMQQSNKPSRMVYDENSGMWRVQVGPFARVDVAENTRNELVYVNDKSFIFAD, translated from the coding sequence ATGCATAGAAAATGCCTGCCGTTCCTTCTGCTCGCAACGCTCCTGATGGCGGTGGCGCTTTCCGCCGGTTGCGCGAAGAAGAAGATATCTCCGCCGGAGACCATACACAGGCCCACTCCCCCGGCGGTGACGCAGCCGGGGCAGCCCGAGCCGCTTCAGCCCCCTTCGCGCTGGCAGAAGCCGCGGACCTATACCATAAACGGCAAGACCTACACCACCATGTCCTCAGCCGCAGGATTTGTGGAAGATGGCGTGGCCTCTTGGTACGGCAAGGATTTTCACGGGCGCAAGACCGCCAACGGCGAAGTGTACGATATGTACGGCATGACTGCCGCGCACAAGCTGCTGCCCTTTAACACGCCGGTGCGGGTGACCAACCTAGAGAACGGCCGGTCTACCATTCTGCGCGTGAATGACCGCGGGCCGTTTATCAAGGACCGCATCATAGACCTGACCTACACGGCGGCGCAGGAAATAGGCATGGCGGAAACGGGCACGGCACGCGTGCGGGTGGAGGCGCTGGACAACTTTAACGACACGTCGAACACCTTTGCGGAAGCCAATATTGCGGATGAACCCGCAGCCCGGTCGTCTTCTTTTTCCCTGACCACGCAGGCGGTGGCTGCGCAGCCGCGACCTGCCGCACGGCCGGAGAGTTTTTTGCCCGAGGGACGCTATTTTGTGCAGATAGGGGCCTTTGGCAAGAAGGAAAACGCGGAAAATCTGGTGCGTACCATGCAGCAGAGCAACAAGCCCAGCCGTATGGTGTATGATGAGAACAGCGGTATGTGGCGCGTGCAGGTGGGACCGTTTGCCCGTGTGGACGTGGCGGAGAACACCAGAAATGAACTGGTGTATGTGAACGACAAGAGTTTTATTTTTGCGGATTAG